In the genome of Streptomyces sp. P3, the window CGTCGGGTGTGGGTCCGGCGTCGACGCTCCCGCCGCACAGGGCGGTGCGTTCGCGCATGCCGGCGAGCCCGTGACCACGGGAAAGCTCTCGAGCGGGGTGCTCCGATACGGTTGCCGCTCCCGCTCCGGCCGAGTTCTCCACCCGGATGCGGACCAGCCGACCGGGCCCCTCGGCGCCGGTGTCGACCCGTACGTCGATCGTGGCGTTCGGCGGCGCGTGCTTGACGACGTTGGTCAGCGCCTCCTGCACGATGCGGTACGCGTGCACGGTGAGATCCGCCGGAAGGCCGCCCGGCTCTCCGCGCAGGTCCAGCCGGGCGCGCGTCCCATTGGTGTTGAGGCGCCCGACCAGCCGCCGCAGATCGCCCGAGAGGGACTCTCGGTCCACACACCCACCGGATCCGGGGCCGGGTCCGGGGCCGTCGGCTGAACCTTTCGTGTCGGGGGCGCGCAGCACGTCCAGCAGTCGGCGCAGTTCGCCCAAGGCGTCGCGACCGGTCGCGCTGATGACGCCGAGGGTCCGGTCGACGACGGTGGGGTCGGCGTGCCGCATCAGCCTGCCGCCCTCCGCGTTCAGCACCATCACGCTCACACTGTGCGCGAGGACGTCGTGGATCTCGCGGGCGATGCGCGCCCGCTCCTCGACGACGGCCACCCGGGCCAGCGCGAGGCGCTCCGACTCGGCGAGCGAGACCCGCCGCTCGAACTCCGCGACGTAGGCGCGCCGGGCACGGACGTACTCACCGAACACCCACGCCCCGGCCAGCAGCAGGCCCACCGCGAGCGGGGTGAGCCAGGCGCCGCGCGCGCCCGGGCCCCCGTAGTCCCGCTGCCAGTCCGGAATCCACAGCACGACACAGCCCGCGGCGCAGAGCACCGTCGCCGCGGCCGCCCCGCGCAGGCCGCGCACCGTGAGCGTTGCCAGGACCGCGGCCAGGGCGACGGCGCCGCGCCCCGGTTCCTGCCCCCACACCTGGCCGAGGTACTGCGCCCAGAACCCGGCCGTCACCAGAGCCGCGACGAGCACCGGCCGGCGGCGGCGCCACAGCAGAGGCAGCACCAGGGCCATGTACACGCCTGCCTGCACCCAGACGGGCCGCCAGCCCGGCTGCGGACGGATCACCGGGGGCACGGCCACCAGTACGACCAGCAGCAGGTCCGCCAGCCACGGATGCCCACGCCGCAGACGGGGGAGTGTCTCGATCAGCCGTTGCACCGCCTCACGCTACGACCGGGGCCCGCTCCCCGGCATCGTCCTGGCGGGCGTCACGGGGTCCTCCCGCAGTCGTACGGACACCGGCCGGGGATACGACGTGCGGCCACCCCGAGCTCTTCCAGCATGGCCGGCATGTCGATCACCACCGAGTTCCTCAGACGGCCCCTCATGACCGGCGCCGTGGCCGCCAGCTCACGGCGGCTGGCGTACGCGATGACCGACGGCATCGGCCTGGAGCAGGCCCGCCTCGTCGCCGAACTCGGCCCGGGAACCGGGGTGTTCACCGACGCGATCCTCGCCCGGCTCGCACCCCGCGCACGGCTCGTCGCGGTCGAGCTCAACCCGGTGCTCGCGGCCCGGCTCTCGGCCACTCGGCGCGACACTCGGCTGACCGTGGTCCAGGACACGGCCGCCGAGCTGGCCGCCGTGGTCGGCGAACCGGTCGACGCCGTGGTCTCCGGGCTTCCGTGGACGGTGATGCCGCAGGACCGGCGCCGGCACATCCTGGACGCCGTGACCGAAGTCCTCGCGCCCGGCGGCCGGTTCACCACCTTCGCCTATCTGCACGCGGCCTGGACCCCGCCCGCCCGTCACTTCACCGCCGAACTCGCCTGCCGCTTCGACCGGCTGGAGCGCTCGAAAGCGGTGTGGGCGAACCTCCCGCCTGCTTTCGCCCACCGGGCCACCAAGAGGCCGTGACTGCGACCTGGAGGATCCGGGAGTGGGACGGGACCATCCGCGCGCCGGTGGGGGAGGGGGAGGCCGCGAGCTGAACACGCCGTCCGAGGTGCCCCGACAGACGTCACGCGAGACGAGAACGTCGTCTGCGGAAGAAGCCGGCACTTGCCGGGGAGCGCGCCCCTCGTTCGGGCTCAAGCCGACAGCAGGGCGACGGCGATGACCACCGCGAGCATCAGCACCACGCAGCCGCAGGTGGTCAGCGTGTCGCGCCGGGCGCCCCTGGCTCCCTCTTCGGTGTCCGCCCGCCAGGACGGGTCGAGGACCACCTCGCCGGACTCGAGTGCCGCCACCCGTTGAACCTGCGCGTAAAAGTACACCGTGGAGGTGCTCTCGCCGAAAGTTCCGTAACTCTTCCGCTCTGTCGTGCCCACCCCCGTGGGCGGAGGCCACCTGGGGCACGTACTTCCTTCTGACCGTCCAGAGAGCGGCGGCCCTGTCGGCCGTCACCCGGCTGAGGTTCGGGAGCGGCGCTTCCGGCGTGGTCATGCCCGCCATGGTGCCGCTGAGGGAAGCACCGGACATCCGCAGATCTACGTAGACCACCTACTCCCTCGCACCGCTGCGGGTGACGGCCCGCAGCGCCGTGACGGACTACGCGACCGGGTGCGCCAGACCTTCGGGAGCGGGCCCACTGTCGATCAAGGCGAGCAACTCGAAGTATCGATCCCGGCCGCCGTGCTCGCGGCGATCACCGATCCCTCCGGCACCCACACCAGGGCGTCACGCACGGAGCCGACCGAGGGCTCCGGCACCTGAACCGCCGCCGGCGAATCACTCCAGCACCGCCATCC includes:
- a CDS encoding sensor histidine kinase, with protein sequence MQRLIETLPRLRRGHPWLADLLLVVLVAVPPVIRPQPGWRPVWVQAGVYMALVLPLLWRRRRPVLVAALVTAGFWAQYLGQVWGQEPGRGAVALAAVLATLTVRGLRGAAAATVLCAAGCVVLWIPDWQRDYGGPGARGAWLTPLAVGLLLAGAWVFGEYVRARRAYVAEFERRVSLAESERLALARVAVVEERARIAREIHDVLAHSVSVMVLNAEGGRLMRHADPTVVDRTLGVISATGRDALGELRRLLDVLRAPDTKGSADGPGPGPGSGGCVDRESLSGDLRRLVGRLNTNGTRARLDLRGEPGGLPADLTVHAYRIVQEALTNVVKHAPPNATIDVRVDTGAEGPGRLVRIRVENSAGAGAATVSEHPARELSRGHGLAGMRERTALCGGSVDAGPTPDGGYRVTATLGPTGPESSAATP
- a CDS encoding class I SAM-dependent methyltransferase gives rise to the protein MSITTEFLRRPLMTGAVAASSRRLAYAMTDGIGLEQARLVAELGPGTGVFTDAILARLAPRARLVAVELNPVLAARLSATRRDTRLTVVQDTAAELAAVVGEPVDAVVSGLPWTVMPQDRRRHILDAVTEVLAPGGRFTTFAYLHAAWTPPARHFTAELACRFDRLERSKAVWANLPPAFAHRATKRP